In the genome of Sphingomonas alpina, the window GGCGGATGCCGCGCCGGAACATCTCGGGCAGAATCTCCGCCGCATTGCCGAGCAGGCCGACCGAGATCGCCTTGCCCTCGGCCTTGGCCTGATCGAGCATTGCCAGTGCGTCGTCGATCGTTTCCGCCGCCTTATCGAGATAGCCGGTGCGCAGACGCATTTCGATTCGGCTCGGCTGGCATTCGATCGCCAGGCAGGACGCGCCTGCCATCACCGCGGCGAGCGGTTGTGCACCGCCCATCCCGCCCAGGCCGGCGGTCAGCAGCCAGCGGCCGGTCAGGTCGCCGCCATAATGCTGGCGGCCCATCTCCACGAAGGTTTCGTATGTACCCTGAACGATGCCCTGCGTGCCGATATAGATCCATGAGCCGGCGGTCATCTGGCCGTACATCGCCAGACCCTTGCGATCGAGCTCGTTGAAATGCTCCCAATTCGCCCATTTGGGCACCAGGTTGGAATTGGCGATCAGCACGCGCGGAGCATTGGCATGGGTACGAAACACGCCAACCGGCTTGCCCGACTGGACCAGCAGGGTCTCGTCATCTTCGAGGCGCCGTAGCGTCTCGACGATCCGGTCGAAACTCTGCCAGTCGCGCGCCGCGCGGCCGATGCCGCCATAGACGACCAGCTCTTCGGGGCGTTCGGCGACATCGGGATGGAGATTGTTCATCAGCATCCGGAGCGGTGCTTCGGTCAGCCAGCTCTTTGCGGAAAGTTCCGTGCCGGTGGCGGCGCGGATGACTCGGCTATTGTCGATACGGCTCATGATGAATGACCTCTTCTCAAGCGCGGGCGAAGGCGAGGCACGCCTTCAGGATGTCGGTAAGGGTGGCGGTCAGCGGCGCCGCGAAGCCGGGATCGAACGGCGTCGGCCAGTTTGCGGGCGTCGGCGCGTCCGGCTCGGGCATATAGCCACGGATCGCGAGTTCCATCTGGATGGCGTGCACGCCGTCAGCCGGCCGGGCATAATGGCGCGTCGTCCAGCCGCCCTTGAAGCGACCGTTGAGGACATGGCCACGCCCGCTTGCCGCACAGATCGCCTCGACCGCGGCGGCAAGGTCGGGCGCGCAGGTGGCGCCGTCATTGGTGCCGATGTTGAACTGCGGCAGTTCGCCGTCGAACAGGCGCGGGATGCGGCTGCGGATCGAATGCGCATCGTACAGGACGATGCGGGGATGGGCGCTGCGCAGCCGGGCGATCTCGTCGGCAAGGGCGGCGTGATAAGGATCGAACCAGGTCTCGCGGCGCCGGGCGATCTCCGCATCGTCGGGCGTCGTCGCGGCATAGAGCGGTGCGCCGTCGAAATCGGTGGTCGGGCACAGCTCGGTCGTCGCCTGGCCGGGATAGAGCGATGCGCCCGAGGGATCGCGGTTGCAATCGATCACGCTGCGCGAGATGCGCGTGCGGATGGTGGTCGCGCCGAGATCGCGCGCAAAGGCGTAAAGCTGGTCGATCCACCAATCGGCATCGCGGCGTGCCAGCCAGGATGAGACGAACTGCCCCTCGAGCGCGGGCGGCAATTCGGTCCCGGTGTGCGGGAAGGCGATGATCAGCGGCGCATCGCCGCGATGCACTTCGAGCCAGTCGGTCATGCCGTCACGCCGGGCAAGTCGAGCCCCGCCGCCTCGATCAGCGCGCCCGAGCGGACCAGCAGGTTCGCAGCCTCCATATCAGGGTGGAAATGCCGGTCGTCGGCCAGCGTCGGCACATCCCGGCGCAGCCGCGCGCGGGCCGCTTCGAGTGCTGCACTCGATGCCAGCGGGGCATGGAAGTCGCAGCCCTGGCTGGCGGCAAGCAGCTCGATGCCGATGACCGCGCTGGCATTGGCGGTCATGTCCAGCAACCGGCGCGCACCATGCGCCGCCATCGACACATGATCCTCCTGATTGGCGGAGGTCGGGATCGAATCGACACTGGCGGGATAGGCGCGCTGCTTGTTCTCGGACACCAGGGCGGCGGCGGTAACCTGCGGGATCATGAAGCCCGAATTGAGTCCGGGATGCGGGGTGAGGAAAGCAGGCAGGCCGGACAAAGCGGGATCGACCAGCATCGCGATCCGCCGTTCCGCGATCGACCCGATCTCGCACACCGCCAGCGCGATCATGTCGGCGGCGAAGGCGACCGGCTCGGCATGGAAATTCCCCCCCGACAGCGCTTCGTCGGTCTCGGCGAAGATCAGCGGATTGTCGGACACGCCATTGCCCTCGGTCTCCAGCGTGAAGGCGGCCTGGCGCAATATGTCGAGCGCGGCGCCCATCACCTGCGGCTGGCAGCGCAGGCAATAGGGATCCTGCACACGAACATCGTCGACCAGATGGCTGGCGCGGATCGCCGATCCGGCCATCAGCGTGCGCAGCGCATCGGCGGTTTCGATCTGGCCGCGGTGCCGGCGCAGCGCCTGGATGCGCGGATCGAACGGCGTATCGGACCCCTTGGCGGCTTCGGTCGACAGCGCACCGGTGACCAGCGCCGACTGGAACAGCCGCTCCGCCTCGAACAGCCCGGCAAGCGCATTGGCGTTGGAGAATTGCGTGCCGTTGAGCAGCGCCAGGCCTTCCTTGGGGCCGAGTTCCAGCGGCGCCAGGCCGGCCTCTTTCAGCGCGAGTTCGGCGGGCTTCCGTGCTTCACCGACAAAGATCTCGCCGACACCGATCATCGCCGCGGCCATATGCGCGAGCGGCGCGAGATCACCGCTTGCGCCGACCGAACCCTGTGCCGGGATGACCGGGGTCAGGCCCAGGCGCAGCATCGCCTCAAGCAATGCCACCGTTTCGGGCCGCACGCCGGACGCGCCCTGGGCGAGACTGGCGAGCTTCAGCGCCATCATCAGGCGGATCACCGGCACAGGGGAGGGGCGCCGGTGCCGGCGGCATGGCTCAGCACGATATTACGCTGTAGCGTGGCGAGATCTTCGTCGCCGATGCGCACGCTTGCCAGCTTTCCGAAGCCGGTATTGATGCCATAGACCGGCTGCCCCTTGGCGAGGATGCGGGCAACGGCGTCCGCGCTGGCGCGGATCACCGCCGCCGATACGGGATCGAGCCCGGCCGGCGCGCCGCGATAGATGGCGCGCCACTGCAACAGCGTCACAGCGCCGGGTACCAAGGTGATGTCGGTCATTTGCCTCTCCAGACGCGGGCATGGAGCGGGTTCAGCCCCATGCGGTAAACAAGCTCGGCGGGACGTTCGATGTCCCAGATTGCCAGGTCGCAGCTCTTGCCGGCATCAAGCGTGCCGGTCTCGTCCTGGAGACCGAGTGCGCGGGCGGCATTGCGGGTGACGCCGGCAAGGCATTCGTCGACGGTCAACCGGAACAGGGTCGCAGCCATGTTCATGGTCAGCAGCAATGAGGTCAGCGGTGAGGTACCGGGATTACAATCGGTAGCGATCGCTATCGAAACTCCGGCCGCGCGCAATGCGTCGATCGGCGGCAGCTTCGTCTCGCGCACGAAGTAAAAGGCGCCGGGCAGCAAGGTGGCGACAGTGCCCGCTTTGGCCATTGCCGCGATGCCGTCATCGTCGAGATATTCGAGATGGTCGGCGGAAAGCGCACCATGCCGTGCGGCCAGCGCCGCGCCATGCAGGTTGGACAATTGCTCGGCATGGAGCTTGACGGGAAGTCCCCGCGCCGCGGCGGCATCGAAGATGCGTCCGGTCTGCGCCGCGGAAAAACCAATGCCTTCGCAAAAGGCGTCGACCGCGTCGGCCAGGCCGGCATCGGCGACCGCCGGGATCATCTCGTTGCAGACCGAGTCGATATAGCCGTCCGCATCGCCGGCATATTCTGGTGGTAAGGCATGGGCGCCGAGAAAGGTCGTGACGACGCCGACCGGCCGGTGCGTACCGAGTGCGCGCGCCGCGCGCAGCATGCGCAACTCGGCATCAAGCGCGAGGCCATAGCCCGACTTGATCTCGATCGTGGTGACCCCCTCGGCGATCAGCGCGTCGAGGCGGGGCAGGGCGGAGGCGACAAGCTGTTCCTCGCTGGCGCCGCGCGTTGCCTTCATGGTCGAGACGATGCCGCCGCCGGCGCGGGCAATCTCTTCGTAAGAGGCGCCGTTCAGCCGCAACTCGAATTCATGCGCGCGGTCGCCGCCATGGACGAGATGGGTGTGGCAATCGATCAGGCCGGGCGTAATCCACCGGCCCGCGCAGTCGATCGTTTCGATGGCGTCGAACGCGGGGGCCTCCGCCGCCAGGCCGGCATAGATGATTCGCCCGGCGGTGGCGGCAAGAACGCCCTGATCGACGATGCCCAGGCCGTCTCGCGCCCCCGCCATCGTCACGAGCCGCGCATTGGTCCAGATCCTGTCACACTGCATGCGCCATTTCCCCGTCCGGGATCACTGAAGTCGATCATTGCACCGCTGCGCTAGAATGTATAGACATAAAGTCACGGGAGGCCAGAACGAGCATGAACCTCGACGCAGCGAAACGGCTAAGGCACCAGATGTTTTTAAGTTTGCGCGTCTCTCCTTGTGCTCCCGCGAAGGCGGGAGCCCAGACTGGGTCCCCGCCTTCGCGGGGACACACACTCCGGGTTGGTCAGGATCAATGATGTTTGCCGCGAGCCATCACTTCTCCTCCGTGCTTCTGGCCGATGGCTGGGCACGGAATGTCCGCCTGTCGGTCGGCAATGGCCGGATCACCGCGATCGAGCGCAACGCCGCCGCCGGCCCCGATGACGAGCGGCACCAGGTCGCGGTGCCGGGCATTCCCAACCTGCACAGCCACGCCTTTCAGCGCGGCATGGCCGGCCTTGCCGAAGTGCGCGGCGCGAATGACGACAGTTTCTGGACCTGGCGCGAGGTCATGTACCGGTTCGTCGACCGGCTCTCACCCGACGATCTCCGCGCGATCGCGTCGCTGGCGTATCTGGAGATGCTGGAGAGCGGTTTCACCCGGGTCGGCGAGTTTCACTATCTCCATCATGATCGCGATGGCACACGCTTTTCCGATCCGATCGAGATGAGCGCGGCGATCTTCGCTGCCGCTGCCGAAACCGGCATCGGGCTGACCCATCTGCCGGTATTCTACGCGCATTCCGGTTTCGGCGGAGCGACGCCCGGCAGCGGGCAGCGGCGCTTCCTGCATGATCCCGATGCGTTCGCCTCACTGCTCGACCGGCTTCGTGCCGCGGCCGCGCCACTGGGTGATGCGATTGTCGGTCTTGCCCCGCACAGCCTGCGCGCCGTGACGCAGGAGGAGCTTGGTCTGCTGGCGGAACTGGCCGGCGCGGGGCCGATCCACATTCATATCGCCGAACAGGTCAAGGAGGTTGAGGACTGCATCGCCTGGAGCGGTGCGCGGCCGGTCGAATGGCTGCTCGATCATGTCGCGGTCGATCGTCGCTGGTGTCTCGTCCATGCCACGCATGTCACCGATGCAGAAGCGAGGGCGATCGCGGCCAGCGGCGCCGTGGTCGGCCTGTGCCCGATCACCGAAGCCAATCTCGGCGACGGCATCTTCCCGGCACAGCCCTTCCTCGCGGCGGGCGGTACTTATGGGATCGGATCGGATTCGAACGTCCTGATCGATGCGACGGAGGAGATGCGGCTGCTCGAATATGGCCAGCGGCTGGCCGGCCTCAAGCGCAACGCTCTCGCGCGCGGGGCGGGTGGATCGACCGGGCAGGATATCTATCTCGCCGCGCTTGCGGGCGGAGGGCAGGCGCTGGGCGTCGACCCGGCGATCGCGGTCGGTCACGCGGCCGATTTCGTCACGCTTGACCGGTCCAACCCCAGCCTGATCGGTCGCGAAGAGGGCGCGCTGCTCGACGCGCTGATATTTGCCGGCGGACGATCGGCAATCGATTCGGTCTGGCGCCGTGGCCGCAAGCTGGTTAGCGGCGGCCGTCACCTGCGTCGCGATCCGATCGTCGCCGACTATCGGCGGGTGCTGGAGAAACTGATCCTGTGACCCTGTCGCTGCACGAACGCATCCGCACCGACATCGAGACCGGCATTCTTTCCGGCAAGCTCGCGCCGGACCAGCGCATCCCGGTCGAGCATGAGCTGATGGAAGTCTATGGCTGTTCGCGGATGACGGTGAACAAGGCGCTGTCGGCGCTGGTCGCCGCAGGATTGATCGATCGCCGCAAGCGCGCCGGATCGTTCGTCGCGCGGCCCAAGGTCGATTCGATGGTGCTCGACGTGCCGGATCTGGCCGCCGAAGTGGCGAAGCGCGGCGGCGTGTATGGCTACCGGCTTCTCATTCGCAAGGTTCGCGCGCCCGATCGTGACAAGGGCGAGGAGCAGGCCCTGGCCGGGACCGGCAAGCTGCTTCAGATCGACGGTATTCACCTGGCGGACGGCGTGCCGCTGGCGGTCGAACGCCGCCTGATCAGCCTGGCTGCGGTACCGGCGATCGAGGAGATCGATCCGGAGGTCGAATCGCCGGGCGGCTGGCTGCTGCGCCATGTCCCCTGGACCGAAGCGGAAACCCGTATTTCAGCAGTCCCGGCCGAGGGGGAGACGGCGACGCTGCTCGGCGTCGGCCCGACGACGCCCTGCCTGCTGGTCGAGCGCCAGACCTGGCGCGGCAAGGAACGCATCACGTCGGTACAGCAATATTTCCTTGGCGATCAATATAGCCTGGTCGCCCGGTTCGGGCACGGCGTGCCGGCGAAGTAAGCGGACGTTTGCGATCCGGGTCGCACGCGTGGAGTCAGCTCTTGCGCCGATGGCGCGGTGGTCAGTTTACTATCAAGCTGTGTCGACCCTGACCCATTCTTTGCTTCCCCGGCGCAGGCCGGGGCCCAGTCGTGAAACAGCCGGCAACCGCTGTGGTGCTTCGTTACCTTGACCTTTCCGACTGGGCCCCGGCCTGCACCGGGGAAGCAGTAAGAATTAGGCCTTGAACCCAAAAATGGGGGCCGCTTACGCATGGGGTGAACGGCAAAAATTGGTGAAAAGTGAGCTTGAAGCTTTGGACAGCGAAATGATGGAAGCCGACACTCCGAGTTGCCGATCAGTTCCCTTGGGCCAGCGGCAACATAGCGCTTCGCAAGCTCTCAATCGCCTCCTTATCCGCCGACCATAACCAGATGTAAGACAGCACGGTTTCGTACCAAACCCAAACATACTGAGAGTGCCAGATAAGCGAGCCTTCTATCAAGTCCTCGCACTCGTGCCATCCCGGTAGAGTCAGACGTGCAGCAGGGTTTCGTTCTGCGAATGCCTCAAGCAGATGCCGATACATAAAATCTTCGCCGTCTGGTGAGCCACACAGAGTGAAGCCCCAACCTTGAGGGCCGGTATTTCTACATTGCGGTGACGCCTCGACCGGCTCGATACTGTCAAACTGGAAAGCCGCTGTTATGGGTCGCCCCGCGTCTTCAGTTCGCCTTTTCCTCAGCCATTCAAACACGCAGCTTGCTCCGTCCAGCGTTCAGGCAGTTTGTAAGCTGTCTCACCAGCGACGGCTATTGGGATTGCGCAGGCTCATCTCAACCTTACGCTATTGGGGCGAAAGCGGAGTGACCGCTTTATGAATCTGCGACCTAGGTCAGGATCACTGTACTCGTTCAATTTAACCCAGATGATGTCAGATGCCGCCGGAGATTTGCCAAAGCCTAGGCGCCCGGCCTCGCCGTTATGCGCGACAGGATAGCGTCGAGACCCTCGCCGAGCGCGGTGAACACTCCGTGATCCGAGACATGCTTCAGCAACTGCTCGTTAAGCCCGCCCAAGGTCGCATGGTCTGCCGCGAGCGCCGCGAAACTCTGCTCCGGCGTCTCGATCGCGGTGCGGGAGAGTCCGTCGAAAATGCTCGCGACATAATGACGGGCTTGCGTTTCGGTCACGCCATTACGCACCAGCCAGGCGGAAACGGCGCCCGCGAACGCCAGATAGGATGCCATCGTCCCGGTCGCGGCGCTCAGCGCGTCGAACACCTCCGGACGGTCCACCTGGATCGCGGTGCCGATGCGGTCGAACAGCGCGGCGGCGATCGGGTCGGGCGGGAAGATCGCGGTCGGTCCTCGCCCGAGCGCAACCGAGGGGAGCGGCACGGCCTTCGAGACGGCCGGTGCCGGGGCGACCAGACCGGTCAGCGCGTCGAGCGACAGGGTCGCGATCAGGCTGATGACATGATGGTCCGCCCGAAACCGCAGGTCGGGGATGACCTCCCGCGAGATCTGAGGTCGCACCGCCAGGATGATGACATCGCTCTCGTCCAGCACCGCCTGGTTGGAAGCAGCGACGCGCACATGCGGGAATGCTTGCGCGAGCGCAGTGGAAATGGCCGCGCTGCGCGGCGAGACATGGATCACGCCCTGATCGGCGAAGCTCGTGCCCAGGCCGTGGATGATTGCCGATGTGATGGCGCCGGTGCCGATAAAGCCAAGTCTCATCTCATGCTCCAGGCCGGGGGAGTTCCTGGTGTTCACAACGCGAAGATCGCGACCGGGTCAAGCCGGCCGGTTCTTCCGGGAAATGATGGTTTGCGAATGAGGAAGCGGCGCCGCTATCTCATCGGCCCAGACGTGAGAGCAAGGATGGCCATGACCGACAGCAGCGACATCCTTGCCTTTGCCGATGCCACGGCATGGGACGCTTGGCTGGCCGATCATCATGCCGGGTCGAACGGCGTCTGGCTGCTGATCGGCAAGAAGGGTTCGAAAAAGGAAGCGATCGCGATCAGCGACGCGCTGGATGTGGCGCTTTGCCATGGGTGGATCGACAGCCAGCGCAAAGGCCATGATGCGGACTTTTACCTCCAGCGCTATTCACCGCGCCGCTCGAAAAGCCCCTGGTCGAAACTCAATGTCGAGCGGGTCGAGGCGCTGAACGAAGCAGGGCGCATGCGGCCTGGGGGATTGGCCGAAGTCGAACTGGCCCAGGCAGATGGTCGTTGGGCGGTGGCCTATGAATCACAACGTATCGCGACGCTCCCCGATGACCTTTCCGCCGCGCTGCGGCTCAACCAACGGGCTCGCACGGCGTTTGAGCGGCTTGACCGGACGAGCCAATATTCCGCCACCTTGCCGATCCTGAAAGCGACCACGCCCGAGGTGCGAGCGACGCGCGTGCAGAAATTGATCGCCAAATTGGTCGCCGGTGATCTGGCGAGCAACGACATACCGGGCTGAGACCCTTGCAATCCAGCCATGGGCTTCATATAATCGAGTAAGCACTCACTCATTGGATTTTGAATGGCCCGCCCGTTAAGCGAAGAAAAGCGCGATGCGATCCTGGCCGCGGCGACCGACGCGGTGGCCGCGCTGGGCACCGGTGCGCCGACCGCGAAGATCGCCAAGGCGGCCGGCGTCGCGGAGGGCACGCTGTTCACCTATTTTCCGACCAAGGATGATCTGCTCAACGCGCTCTATCTGCAGCTCAAGAGCGACCTGCATGGCGCAATGATGGCGACCTATCCCGCGTCCGGCGATCTGCGCGCGCGCTGCCGCCATGTGTGGGACCGGTTCATCGACTGGGGCGTGGATCATGCCGCGAAGAGCAAGGCGATGCGGCAGCTGACCGTATCCGACCGCATTTGCGAGGCAAGCCGGCAATCGGGCAATGCGGCGTTCCGCGATGCGGAGACATTGCTGAAGGATGTGATGGCGATGGGCGCGCTCAGTGACCAGTCGATCGCCTTTGTCGGCGCGGTGATGCAGTCGCTCGCCGAAACCACCGTGCAGTTCATCGAGCAGGATCCGAAAGCGCGCGATCGGTACAAGCGGGCAGGGTTTGACGCATTCTGGAGCGCGCTCACCAAGCCGTGATTTTTTGACGTTAAAATGAGTGAGCAATCGCTCTTTGGAGTAAGGCTATGAAAGACTTTGGCATTGACGATATCCCGTCCCAGGCGGGGCGGCTGGCATTGATCACCGGCGCGACCGGTGGTCTTGGCTATGAAACCGCGCTGGCGCTGGCCGGTGCGGGGGCCGATGTGGTGCTGACCGGCCGCAATCCCGCCAAGGGCGACGCGGCGCTGAAGCGGATCCGCGAGATTCATCCGCACGCAACGATCCGCTATATGGATCTGGATTTGTCCAGCCTGCGCAAAGTGGCGGAGTTCGCCGAGCGTTTTTCCGGCGAGCATCCATCGCTCGACCTGCTGGTCAACAATGCCGGCGTGATGATGCCGCCCACCCGCCACACCACGGCGGACGGGTTCGAACTGCAATTCGGCACCAATTATCTCGGCCATTTCGCACTGACCGGGCGGTTGCTGCCGCTGTTGTGCCGGGGACGCGAGACGCGGGTGGTCAATCTCAGCAGCGGTGCGCACCGGCTGCTGGCGGCGATCCACTTCGACGATCTGCAATGGGAGAAAAACTACAAGCCATGGCGGGCCTATGCCCAGTCCAAGCTGGCGATGATCCTGTTCGCGTTCGAACTGCAGCGCCGCAGCGACCGCCATGGCTGCGACCTGATGAGCAATGCCGCGCACCCCGGCTATGCGCGGACTGGGCTGCAAAGCGCAGGCCCCGGTCTGGGCCGGAGCGGGCCGTCGCCGATGGAACGGCTGAGCACTGCGCTGGCTCCGCTTATATCGCAGTCAGCGGCGGCGGGCGCTTTGCCGACCCTGTTCGCCGCGACATCGCCCAATGCAGTGCCCATGGGTTATTACGGACCGAAGGGGCGGTTCGAACTGACCGGGCGCGTCGGTGACGCCGTGATCGGCACGGAAGCGCAGGACGAGGCCGTGGCCGCGAGATTATGGGACATATCGGAAGAACTCACCGGGGTTCGCTTTCCTTGAGCGCGAGCGGTGTCGATTCAACCAGTCGATCGAACGTGAAACAGTGACGATGGACGGGAAGCTATCCGGCTTTCCGTCCCGCTCTTTCACATGACTGGAAAAATACCGGCCATTGGTCCTTGGCTGTTCCGGCCGGAACAGCCAGCCCGTTCGCTGTTCCTGGCTGATATGCTGGCTGTTATGCTGGCTGTTCCATGGCTGTTCCATGGCTGTTCGGTGGCTGTTATGCTGGCTGTTATCGGGCGAGCCAGTCTCAGCCAATCTATTGGAATAGATATATAATCTACCAGATCCGGCGATCGGAAAAACAAGTATCAGCGATTAACAGCCAGTATCCATGCGCGGTAGCGCTTCGCCAGCCGGTGCGTACGGAGCTGATCGCCGATAAAGGTCAGCATCGGGGAGGGCGTCCGTTTCATGATCTTGCCGGCCGCAATGCGACGCAGGCGCAACTTGGCGATGGCCATCGTCGCGCCTGCCGCAAGCGCGCGGTTCTTCCATTTGAGGCTTGGCAGGTCGATTTCCAGGCTTTCGCCGGCACGCCAGCGCGCGGGTAAAGCGGGCTCGACCGTCATGGCGGTAGCGATCCCGAGCATCGCGACGCCGATCCGGTCGCCCTCGGGCGATAAGGCGGCCTCCGCCACGGAACGGCGACGGATACCGCCGGTAACCATCACCGGCATGGTCGCGACCCCGGCAATGTCGCGCGCGAAATCGATGAAATAGGCTTCCCGCGCCGCCGTGCTGCTGCCGTCCGCCGGCGACCCTTGCATTGCCGGGCTTTCATAACTGCCGCCTGACAGTTCGAGCAGATCGATATCCAGGTCGTTGAGCCATCGCACCACTTGCGTGGCATCCGCGACGTCGAAGCCGCCGCGCTGGAAATCGGCCGAATTGAGTTTCACCGACACGACGAAGTTCGATGCGACCGCCGCCCGCACCGCGCGGACCGTCTCAAGCAGTGCACGTGCGCGATTCTCCAGGCTGCCGCCCCATTGATCGGTGCGCTGGTTGACCAGCGGCGAGAGGAATTGATTGAGCAGATAGCCATGCGCCGAATGGATCTGCACGCCGTCGAAACCGGCCTGCTCGGCCAGCACCGCAGTGCGGGCGAAGCGGGCAATGACCTCCTCGACCTCGGCCTGCATCATCGCCCGGGGCTGGGCGAACATCCTGGACAGGCTGCCAAGGTCGAGCGGCACGGCGGACGGCGCAATCGCCTGCTGGCCCATTGATGCGGCCATTTGCCGGCCCGGATGGTTGATCTGCATCCAGGCCTGGCCACCGCCCGATTTCATCGCCGCGGCCCAGCGCGCGAACAGGGGCAGGTCGCGGTCGTCCTCAAGCACCAGGCCGCCCG includes:
- the hutG gene encoding N-formylglutamate deformylase, whose translation is MTDWLEVHRGDAPLIIAFPHTGTELPPALEGQFVSSWLARRDADWWIDQLYAFARDLGATTIRTRISRSVIDCNRDPSGASLYPGQATTELCPTTDFDGAPLYAATTPDDAEIARRRETWFDPYHAALADEIARLRSAHPRIVLYDAHSIRSRIPRLFDGELPQFNIGTNDGATCAPDLAAAVEAICAASGRGHVLNGRFKGGWTTRHYARPADGVHAIQMELAIRGYMPEPDAPTPANWPTPFDPGFAAPLTATLTDILKACLAFARA
- the hutI gene encoding imidazolonepropionase, encoding MQCDRIWTNARLVTMAGARDGLGIVDQGVLAATAGRIIYAGLAAEAPAFDAIETIDCAGRWITPGLIDCHTHLVHGGDRAHEFELRLNGASYEEIARAGGGIVSTMKATRGASEEQLVASALPRLDALIAEGVTTIEIKSGYGLALDAELRMLRAARALGTHRPVGVVTTFLGAHALPPEYAGDADGYIDSVCNEMIPAVADAGLADAVDAFCEGIGFSAAQTGRIFDAAAARGLPVKLHAEQLSNLHGAALAARHGALSADHLEYLDDDGIAAMAKAGTVATLLPGAFYFVRETKLPPIDALRAAGVSIAIATDCNPGTSPLTSLLLTMNMAATLFRLTVDECLAGVTRNAARALGLQDETGTLDAGKSCDLAIWDIERPAELVYRMGLNPLHARVWRGK
- a CDS encoding formimidoylglutamate deiminase; the protein is MMFAASHHFSSVLLADGWARNVRLSVGNGRITAIERNAAAGPDDERHQVAVPGIPNLHSHAFQRGMAGLAEVRGANDDSFWTWREVMYRFVDRLSPDDLRAIASLAYLEMLESGFTRVGEFHYLHHDRDGTRFSDPIEMSAAIFAAAAETGIGLTHLPVFYAHSGFGGATPGSGQRRFLHDPDAFASLLDRLRAAAAPLGDAIVGLAPHSLRAVTQEELGLLAELAGAGPIHIHIAEQVKEVEDCIAWSGARPVEWLLDHVAVDRRWCLVHATHVTDAEARAIAASGAVVGLCPITEANLGDGIFPAQPFLAAGGTYGIGSDSNVLIDATEEMRLLEYGQRLAGLKRNALARGAGGSTGQDIYLAALAGGGQALGVDPAIAVGHAADFVTLDRSNPSLIGREEGALLDALIFAGGRSAIDSVWRRGRKLVSGGRHLRRDPIVADYRRVLEKLIL
- the hutC gene encoding histidine utilization repressor gives rise to the protein MTLSLHERIRTDIETGILSGKLAPDQRIPVEHELMEVYGCSRMTVNKALSALVAAGLIDRRKRAGSFVARPKVDSMVLDVPDLAAEVAKRGGVYGYRLLIRKVRAPDRDKGEEQALAGTGKLLQIDGIHLADGVPLAVERRLISLAAVPAIEEIDPEVESPGGWLLRHVPWTEAETRISAVPAEGETATLLGVGPTTPCLLVERQTWRGKERITSVQQYFLGDQYSLVARFGHGVPAK
- a CDS encoding pyrroline-5-carboxylate reductase — its product is MRLGFIGTGAITSAIIHGLGTSFADQGVIHVSPRSAAISTALAQAFPHVRVAASNQAVLDESDVIILAVRPQISREVIPDLRFRADHHVISLIATLSLDALTGLVAPAPAVSKAVPLPSVALGRGPTAIFPPDPIAAALFDRIGTAIQVDRPEVFDALSAATGTMASYLAFAGAVSAWLVRNGVTETQARHYVASIFDGLSRTAIETPEQSFAALAADHATLGGLNEQLLKHVSDHGVFTALGEGLDAILSRITARPGA
- a CDS encoding YdeI/OmpD-associated family protein, producing MTDSSDILAFADATAWDAWLADHHAGSNGVWLLIGKKGSKKEAIAISDALDVALCHGWIDSQRKGHDADFYLQRYSPRRSKSPWSKLNVERVEALNEAGRMRPGGLAEVELAQADGRWAVAYESQRIATLPDDLSAALRLNQRARTAFERLDRTSQYSATLPILKATTPEVRATRVQKLIAKLVAGDLASNDIPG
- a CDS encoding TetR/AcrR family transcriptional regulator, which translates into the protein MARPLSEEKRDAILAAATDAVAALGTGAPTAKIAKAAGVAEGTLFTYFPTKDDLLNALYLQLKSDLHGAMMATYPASGDLRARCRHVWDRFIDWGVDHAAKSKAMRQLTVSDRICEASRQSGNAAFRDAETLLKDVMAMGALSDQSIAFVGAVMQSLAETTVQFIEQDPKARDRYKRAGFDAFWSALTKP
- a CDS encoding SDR family oxidoreductase, which codes for MKDFGIDDIPSQAGRLALITGATGGLGYETALALAGAGADVVLTGRNPAKGDAALKRIREIHPHATIRYMDLDLSSLRKVAEFAERFSGEHPSLDLLVNNAGVMMPPTRHTTADGFELQFGTNYLGHFALTGRLLPLLCRGRETRVVNLSSGAHRLLAAIHFDDLQWEKNYKPWRAYAQSKLAMILFAFELQRRSDRHGCDLMSNAAHPGYARTGLQSAGPGLGRSGPSPMERLSTALAPLISQSAAAGALPTLFAATSPNAVPMGYYGPKGRFELTGRVGDAVIGTEAQDEAVAARLWDISEELTGVRFP
- a CDS encoding NADH:flavin oxidoreductase/NADH oxidase family protein, with translation MFNENATGAPLRDIGDTASTPSRSALFEPLALRRGAIIPNRIAKAAMEENMADQGQVPGPALLALYSRWAQGGAGLLLTGNVMIDARALTGPGGLVLEDDRDLPLFARWAAAMKSGGGQAWMQINHPGRQMAASMGQQAIAPSAVPLDLGSLSRMFAQPRAMMQAEVEEVIARFARTAVLAEQAGFDGVQIHSAHGYLLNQFLSPLVNQRTDQWGGSLENRARALLETVRAVRAAVASNFVVSVKLNSADFQRGGFDVADATQVVRWLNDLDIDLLELSGGSYESPAMQGSPADGSSTAAREAYFIDFARDIAGVATMPVMVTGGIRRRSVAEAALSPEGDRIGVAMLGIATAMTVEPALPARWRAGESLEIDLPSLKWKNRALAAGATMAIAKLRLRRIAAGKIMKRTPSPMLTFIGDQLRTHRLAKRYRAWILAVNR